A segment of the Pieris napi chromosome 5, ilPieNapi1.2, whole genome shotgun sequence genome:
CAAGAAGCTAGTATACTTTTCAACAGAATGTGTTTTTGCACCAAATGCCTATAGAGGTCATGCAAGAGCACTTCTTAAGGATTTAGAAAAGATTAGACCTTCATGTATTATGGATATCATATATTCAGGTAATTTTAGAAAGAGAATTCCTATATAAGAAACATTGTGTTTTTGTAAGACTGTTtaacagaaacaaaaatataaacaaatttagttCCCAACTTCTTTCCCATAGTATTTGTTCTTTTTGCTTACCAGGCTCGCTTGCCTGGAAAGGATTAATTGTTAGCAGTAGGGCTACACATTATCCTCAGTTATTTAAGTTTTGCTATACTAGTGattgctttatatttttattcaagaaaatttattgttcTATATGAGTAATatgtaaaacttctttaatgCAAATAATGGCgagtttttaaagttatttacaaACCTCCATGTCTCAAGAGCTTTATGGCAATTGTGGTTTCTAGTGTCTTGCTATAGTCAGCAGACCATGACTTATGTAAGGTACTACAATGATGAAAGAAATGTAATAAACTCATGTATATATctgttagtaaatatataatatgttttgtatgtatttaaagaaaaacactaagatatattatgtattaatattattataattttttatgtgtatataaatattttttataattctagGTGAAACATTATCTGTAAAAGAAGAAGTATCTATGCCAACTTTACGAGTGTGTTCAAGATGTAAGTTTGTATCTTCACAAGAGGTTTGTAAGGCATGTGTACTTCTAGAAGGCTTAAATAAAGGCTTACCAAAACTTGGTATCGGCAAAAGTTCAAAGGCAAAGAAAATGTTAGAGGAATATAATGCAAAACAAAAAGCTGAAAtagacaaattaaattatgagtttaagaaaaataactgTGTTTCTAAGGGTAAAATATGCAAGTCCAagtgtaataatatatctaatgGTAAGAATGATGAATGTAATGATAATTGTAAATGCACAACTGAATTAAATTTACCTCTCAAtccaaaaattaacaaattattagaAGAGTATGGCTTACTGGATGACAATCAAGAACAAAGTTTAAATCAAGATCTAACTAAAAATGGGAATAGTGACTTAGAAGAAAATACCTGTGCAGGAGCTTGCGGTGGAATTGATGGATTTAGCATAGCTTTTTGATGTCacaattatgtatatacaaaaagaataaatatatatattgtatataaattaaactttatttattaaaatatattttttatttgatgaactaattgtttgaaaaaattgatgaactaataataattgcacTGTACATAGTTTGCAGATCACTTTTTacaatcaatataaaataaacagtaaatatttaagataattttcacttgcataaaatataattttactgaATCTATTTAGTTTATTAGCCGCCCTTATAACTTCTACAAAAAAGGCATTATAAAATGTGGAACATGTTTCCGtaaccaaaataaaaatcaaataactattaaattttgactttgaggtcttttaaaattttctgtaCATATTTACAGtagcatttaaaaataaaagactatTATCATCATAACATCTGTTACatgacttttaataaaaatttactctgtgttatgtaataattttgcaTTATTTATTGGGTACACACGACCCCAAACAACACTTCTATATGTTTTAACCTACCATTTAGcatttatgttataaatgcGGGTGCGCGCGAGTGGATTCTCTCACGACAAATTGGGCAATTGTCGCGAATATTCTCTGAACAGTCTTCGCATAGGCAGACGTGGCCACACGGCAGAAGTATAATCTGTAATACAAAAGTATatgactaaaaataaaatcttcaagatgtgaaaatttattagatattaaatcATTAGATTAATATTACTAGGGTAGACCCTTTGTGGCCTTTTTTTTTCGTGATTTTACGTGTGggattgtaatttttatataagcttGTTGGCtaccttaattaataaataaataatctattattattattacctctTTAGGATTATCACTGCAGACAACACAAAGTTGCACTTCACTAAGATCCTTATCTCTATTTTGTGCACGTCGTTCTCTTCGACCAGCGGCGAGCTGCTGCTTTAAATTTTCGTCAGCCTGGCGTCTTCGTCTTctcttaatatatttgtatgcaaTGCGTCCGGAAGCAATAGCTGCTACTGAGCCAAATAACACCAGTAAGACCCTGTGTTAAtgccaaatatattataatggtaatataaatttttgaaaaaatacatacaataatatgcatttaaactaaaaatacaacTAAGTTCTTAAATCTTATTCAGAAGATGTCATTAAAGTGAAACTTATCTGATATCtattataattgatttattttgccATATGCtatatttttcattgttcTTGTTATCAATAGGGAATTTATATGAtagattcataaaaaaaaaaaaaattacctcaAGAAGTCTCTAGAACTTGCTAATCTTTTTAAAAGACTAGATTTCGTTGATGTTGTCAAATAAAGAGGTAATCCATCTTTTGGTGGTTGAATTTTAAGGCCTGAGCTTGTTCTACTAAGTTCACCAACAGCTGTGATGTACGACCCATCTCGTAACATCTCTTCCATAGTCTGTAGGCCTCTTTGCCTGACACCAGAGAAAAAGCCCCAAACATGATCAATAACTCCGGGGGACATAGGCTCAAATTTGTCGGAAATTACATCCAAgtctgaaacaaaataaaaaattagttcTTCAATTCTAAGGACTACATACTCAATACGATccaacaacatacttaaaatCAGTCAATAAAATACCCACCTAAAAGTTCAGCAGCCAAAGCATCTACAACTTCAATGCTGTATTTTCCATTAGTAAGCACAAATGGTGTTGAATTGCAAAACTCATGAATTGTGCGAGTCTGGTCAGACCAGAAACCAGCAGATGTTCGAGCTATGACatgttcttttattattaatctgtaaataatataattatttaataaaactatcaaATATTGTGTGACaaacatacaataaaattggATTTAGaggtaaaataacaatatttgtatataagtccattttgattatttatagaactaaatttaattaatttgatagTATTGAGTATCCTTTACCTTTGAATAACTCCAGTAACTGACTGATTGTAGTTACTTGTGATAGGATTTCCAAGAGGCTTAACTAGACCTCGTACTACAACATATGGTATAACATAATTAGGGTACTTGTTTATCTCTTTATTAAGACTATTATCAATATCGAGAACCGGTGCTGTCTGCaagaaagtttttattatattataatatatgataatctttttaattatatctataaaGAAATCATCAATTACTAAAAAGACAACTGGGCCATTTCATTACTTTGTTATGTAGTTTAAATAAGGTTAGTAACTATAATATGTGCTTACCTGAAGAGCATTTAGTATGTGTTTACATTTGCTCAGCtgtttaacacaaaaccccAATATTAAAGAGTCAATGCTTAAGATTACAGCTTCACCTATTACTTCCGAAAGAAAATCCATgtcaatttatttacaactcgA
Coding sequences within it:
- the LOC125049875 gene encoding mitochondrial E3 ubiquitin protein ligase 1, whose translation is MDFLSEVIGEAVILSIDSLILGFCVKQLSKCKHILNALQTAPVLDIDNSLNKEINKYPNYVIPYVVVRGLVKPLGNPITSNYNQSVTGVIQRLIIKEHVIARTSAGFWSDQTRTIHEFCNSTPFVLTNGKYSIEVVDALAAELLDLDVISDKFEPMSPGVIDHVWGFFSGVRQRGLQTMEEMLRDGSYITAVGELSRTSSGLKIQPPKDGLPLYLTTSTKSSLLKRLASSRDFLRVLLVLFGSVAAIASGRIAYKYIKRRRRRQADENLKQQLAAGRRERRAQNRDKDLSEVQLCVVCSDNPKEIILLPCGHVCLCEDCSENIRDNCPICRERIHSRAPAFIT